The proteins below are encoded in one region of Aquisphaera giovannonii:
- the gatA gene encoding Asp-tRNA(Asn)/Glu-tRNA(Gln) amidotransferase subunit GatA: protein MNSPTATSLLTSMKKGETTSEEVVKGLLDRAERLKRLNVFVHLDPDRVLSAARDADARRKAGEPLGPLAGVPVAIKDVLCVQGEPTTCGSRMLRNFRPPYDATVIARLRDAGAILFGKTNMDEFAMGSSTENSAYGPTLNPWDESRIPGGSSGGSAAAVAADLAPLSLGSDTGGSIRQPAAVCGIVGLKPTYGRVSRYGLIAFASSLDQIGPFAHDLADTALLMNVLSGRDPKDSTSVDSPVPDYAATLDTPPESLRIGIAREFFGEGLDPEVEASVREAIRVYERAGATIKDVSLPTSKVGVAAYYIVAPAECSSNLARYDGTIYGHRAEDFSPKYPGEEDIAPLVRMMMVSRAEGFGPEVKRRIMLGTFALSAGYADQFYNKALKVRRLIRNDFDAAFKDVDVILGPTSPTPAFRLGERTDDPLAMYLSDIYTITANLAGIPGLSVPCGLTKSGLPIGLQLLAPAFAEEKLLRTARVFERATDWHLRRPGIGS, encoded by the coding sequence ATGAACAGTCCCACAGCGACCTCACTCCTGACGTCCATGAAGAAGGGGGAGACGACCTCCGAGGAGGTGGTTAAGGGCCTCCTCGACCGGGCCGAGCGGCTGAAGCGGCTGAACGTTTTCGTGCACCTGGACCCCGACCGGGTGCTCTCGGCCGCCCGCGACGCGGACGCGAGGCGAAAGGCCGGCGAGCCGCTGGGCCCGCTCGCGGGCGTGCCGGTCGCGATCAAGGACGTGCTCTGCGTCCAGGGCGAGCCCACGACCTGCGGCAGCCGGATGCTCAGGAACTTCCGGCCGCCCTACGACGCCACCGTGATCGCGAGGCTGAGGGACGCCGGCGCGATCCTCTTCGGCAAGACGAACATGGACGAGTTCGCGATGGGCTCCTCCACGGAGAACAGCGCGTACGGCCCGACCCTCAACCCCTGGGACGAGTCCCGGATCCCGGGCGGCTCCTCGGGCGGCTCGGCCGCGGCCGTCGCGGCGGACCTGGCCCCGCTGTCCCTCGGCTCCGACACCGGCGGGTCGATCCGCCAGCCGGCCGCCGTCTGCGGCATCGTGGGCCTCAAGCCGACGTACGGACGCGTCAGCCGCTACGGGCTGATCGCGTTCGCCAGCTCGCTCGACCAGATCGGCCCGTTCGCCCACGACCTGGCCGACACCGCGCTCCTCATGAACGTCCTCTCCGGCCGCGACCCGAAGGACTCCACGAGCGTGGACTCGCCGGTCCCGGATTACGCAGCGACGCTGGACACCCCGCCGGAGTCGCTCCGCATCGGCATCGCTCGCGAGTTCTTCGGCGAAGGGCTCGACCCCGAGGTCGAGGCGTCCGTCCGCGAGGCGATCCGCGTCTACGAGCGGGCCGGCGCGACGATCAAGGACGTCTCCCTGCCGACCTCGAAGGTCGGGGTCGCCGCCTACTACATCGTGGCCCCGGCCGAGTGCTCCAGCAACCTCGCCCGCTACGACGGCACGATCTACGGCCACCGCGCCGAGGACTTCTCCCCGAAGTACCCGGGCGAGGAGGACATCGCCCCGCTCGTCCGGATGATGATGGTCAGCCGGGCCGAGGGCTTCGGCCCCGAGGTCAAGCGGCGGATCATGCTGGGGACGTTCGCCCTCTCCGCCGGCTACGCCGACCAGTTCTACAACAAGGCCCTGAAGGTCCGCCGCCTGATCCGCAACGACTTCGACGCCGCCTTCAAGGACGTGGACGTGATCCTGGGCCCGACCTCCCCGACCCCGGCGTTCAGGCTCGGCGAGCGGACCGACGACCCGCTCGCGATGTACCTCTCGGACATCTACACGATCACCGCCAACCTCGCCGGCATCCCCGGCCTGAGCGTCCCCTGCGGCCTCACGAAGTCCGGCCTGCCGATCGGCCTCCAGCTCCTGGCCCCGGCCTTCGCCGAGGAGAAGCTCCTGCGCACCGCCAGGGTGTTCGAGCGGGCCACCGACTGGCACCTGAGGCGGCCGGGGATAGGATCGTGA
- a CDS encoding sugar phosphate isomerase/epimerase family protein: MDRIDRRTFVTAAGGLLAGAGLAGASPAKEAGQAQAAQPPPAAAPARWKRAYMLGHVTKGPVLPTFQLLKEAGFEGVELISPNQLDMKEVLAAKEKTGLVIHGVSGGRHWQEPLSDPDALVVERGLLAIKQEIADCKAYGGTTVLVVPAVVNKKVSYREAYARSQEQIRKLIPVAEAAGVKLAIEEVWNKFLLSPPEFARYIDEFDSPVVGAYFDVGNVVEYGFPEEWIRELGKRILKIHVKEYGKSKRFDYRLGEGEIDWPAVRKALVDVGYDGWITAEVGFGDLAAMKDVVRRMNEVLQMA; encoded by the coding sequence ATGGACCGCATCGATCGCAGGACCTTCGTGACGGCCGCCGGCGGACTCCTCGCGGGCGCGGGACTCGCGGGGGCCTCTCCCGCGAAGGAGGCCGGCCAGGCCCAGGCGGCCCAGCCCCCGCCGGCGGCCGCTCCCGCGAGGTGGAAGCGGGCCTACATGCTGGGCCACGTCACCAAGGGGCCCGTCCTCCCGACGTTCCAGCTCCTCAAGGAGGCCGGCTTCGAGGGGGTCGAGCTGATCAGCCCCAATCAGCTCGACATGAAAGAGGTCCTCGCCGCCAAGGAGAAGACCGGCCTGGTGATCCACGGGGTCAGCGGCGGGCGGCACTGGCAGGAGCCCCTCTCCGACCCCGACGCGCTCGTCGTGGAGCGCGGGCTGCTGGCGATCAAGCAGGAGATCGCCGACTGCAAGGCGTACGGCGGCACGACCGTCCTCGTCGTCCCGGCCGTGGTCAACAAGAAGGTGTCGTACCGCGAGGCCTACGCCCGCTCCCAGGAGCAGATCCGCAAGCTCATCCCGGTCGCCGAGGCCGCGGGCGTCAAGCTCGCCATCGAGGAGGTCTGGAACAAGTTCCTGCTCAGCCCGCCCGAGTTCGCCCGCTACATCGACGAGTTCGACAGCCCGGTCGTGGGCGCGTACTTCGACGTCGGCAACGTGGTCGAGTACGGGTTCCCGGAGGAGTGGATCCGCGAGCTCGGCAAGAGGATCCTCAAGATCCACGTCAAGGAGTACGGCAAGTCCAAGCGGTTCGACTACCGGCTCGGCGAGGGCGAGATCGACTGGCCGGCCGTCCGCAAGGCGCTCGTGGACGTCGGCTATGACGGCTGGATCACGGCCGAGGTCGGATTCGGCGACCTGGCCGCCATGAAGGACGTTGTCCGCCGGATGAACGAGGTCCTCCAGATGGCGTGA
- the gatC gene encoding Asp-tRNA(Asn)/Glu-tRNA(Gln) amidotransferase subunit GatC produces MSLTIEDVAKVAILARLRVSPDELQMFTGQLNSIMDYVNQLQELETEGVEPLAHGVEVRNVFRDDVRGEALPREAALSNAPKRNQDSFLVPAVLE; encoded by the coding sequence ATGTCGTTGACGATCGAAGATGTGGCCAAGGTGGCGATCCTGGCCCGGCTCCGGGTCAGCCCCGATGAGCTCCAGATGTTCACGGGCCAGTTGAACTCGATCATGGACTACGTGAACCAGCTCCAGGAGCTGGAGACCGAGGGCGTGGAGCCGCTCGCCCACGGGGTCGAGGTGCGCAACGTCTTCCGCGACGACGTCCGCGGCGAGGCCCTGCCCCGCGAGGCGGCGCTGTCCAACGCGCCGAAGCGGAACCAGGACAGCTTCCTCGTGCCCGCCGTCCTCGAGTGA
- the gatB gene encoding Asp-tRNA(Asn)/Glu-tRNA(Gln) amidotransferase subunit GatB — translation MEYDIVIGLEIHVQLQTESKMFSWCGTEFGLPPNTQCDPVSLGLPGTLPVMNRKAFDLALKTAVALHAEITPFTKWDRKNYYYPDLPKNYQISQYDLPFSTGGWLDIPKRKDGGGGGRCALTRVHLEEDTGKLTHAAGGLSEVDLNRAGIPLLEIVSEPEIRSPADARGCLEELRLTLRYLGVSDCEMQEGSLRCDANVNLHIRKDGQTIATPIAEIKNLNSFRAVEKALHYEAERQYRKWQEDGKTIKDAPKTTRGWNDVEEVTKPQREKETAADYRYFPEPDLVPVVVDDAWLERVRASIGELPAARRERFETQYGLPPYDANVLVEQGQDVADYYDQVAGATGEYKLASNWIQQDVLRTIKEKKQAISDFPVKPDGLADLINRVKRGELNTNQGREVLGRMIETGDPAEVIIAMGGYRMVSDRDAIAEAVEAAIAANPQALEDLKKGKKKPEAVKGFLRGQVMKQTGGKANPALVGELLEAKLAAMQA, via the coding sequence ATGGAATACGACATCGTCATCGGCCTCGAGATCCACGTCCAGCTCCAGACCGAGAGCAAGATGTTCTCCTGGTGCGGCACCGAGTTCGGCCTGCCGCCGAACACGCAGTGCGACCCCGTGTCGCTCGGGCTGCCGGGGACGCTGCCGGTGATGAACCGCAAGGCGTTCGACCTGGCGCTCAAGACGGCCGTGGCGCTGCACGCCGAGATCACGCCGTTCACGAAGTGGGACCGGAAGAACTACTACTACCCGGACCTGCCCAAGAACTACCAGATCAGCCAGTACGACCTCCCCTTCTCCACCGGCGGCTGGCTCGACATCCCCAAGCGGAAGGACGGCGGCGGGGGCGGCCGGTGCGCGCTCACCCGCGTGCACCTCGAGGAGGACACCGGCAAGCTCACTCACGCGGCCGGCGGGCTCTCGGAGGTGGACCTGAACCGCGCCGGGATCCCGCTGCTGGAGATCGTCTCCGAGCCCGAGATCCGCAGCCCGGCCGACGCCCGCGGGTGCCTGGAGGAGCTGCGGCTCACGCTCCGCTACCTCGGCGTCTCCGACTGCGAGATGCAGGAGGGCTCGCTCCGCTGCGACGCCAACGTGAACCTGCACATCCGCAAGGACGGGCAGACGATCGCCACGCCGATCGCCGAGATCAAGAACCTGAACAGCTTCCGCGCCGTCGAGAAGGCCCTCCACTACGAGGCCGAGCGCCAGTACAGGAAGTGGCAGGAGGACGGCAAGACGATCAAGGACGCCCCCAAGACGACCCGCGGCTGGAACGACGTCGAGGAGGTCACCAAGCCCCAGCGCGAGAAGGAGACGGCGGCCGATTACCGCTACTTCCCGGAGCCCGACCTCGTCCCCGTGGTCGTGGACGACGCCTGGCTGGAACGGGTTCGCGCCTCGATCGGCGAGCTCCCCGCCGCCCGTCGCGAGCGGTTCGAAACCCAGTATGGGCTCCCCCCCTACGACGCGAACGTGCTCGTCGAGCAGGGGCAGGACGTGGCGGACTACTACGACCAGGTCGCGGGCGCCACGGGCGAATACAAGCTCGCCAGCAACTGGATCCAGCAGGACGTCCTCCGGACGATCAAGGAGAAGAAGCAGGCGATCTCCGACTTCCCCGTGAAGCCGGACGGCCTCGCCGACCTGATCAACCGGGTGAAGCGCGGGGAGCTGAACACGAATCAGGGGCGCGAGGTCCTCGGCCGCATGATCGAGACCGGCGACCCGGCCGAGGTCATCATTGCCATGGGCGGCTACCGGATGGTCTCGGACCGCGACGCCATCGCGGAGGCCGTCGAGGCCGCCATCGCCGCCAATCCCCAGGCGCTCGAGGACCTCAAGAAGGGCAAGAAGAAGCCGGAGGCGGTCAAGGGCTTCCTCCGCGGCCAGGTGATGAAGCAGACCGGCGGGAAGGCCAACCCGGCCCTCGTCGGCGAGCTGCTCGAGGCGAAGCTCGCCGCGATGCAGGCCTGA
- a CDS encoding sigma-70 family RNA polymerase sigma factor, with the protein MITETDSDARLLERFARRREEAAFRELVERHGPRVLRICRRLLPCEHDAQDAFQATFLTLARKAGRVSWTGSAGPWLAAVARRLAMHARGGLSRRHARERTISSLPGGGDARPDQAALSTAPEDHLERAELRKILDDALGELPDKYREPIVLCYLEGMTNDEAARRLGWPTGSMSRRLERARALLRKRLVHSGVLASLLAAGIAWRVGPADGPAAEGRALLRPAMHSLAGIRGIGRREPAIAAWVAGVRGEPPTGEQIETLARNVEEVALVASAQSPGLPPGRVLWRGLAAGMFTEARSLAEAGRAGDRASAVEAARRLESTCVSCHMAFRR; encoded by the coding sequence TTGATCACCGAAACGGACAGCGATGCCCGCCTGCTCGAACGGTTCGCCCGCCGCCGCGAGGAGGCGGCGTTCCGCGAGCTGGTCGAGCGCCACGGGCCCCGCGTCCTCCGGATCTGCCGGCGGCTGCTCCCTTGCGAGCATGACGCCCAGGATGCCTTCCAGGCCACCTTCCTCACCCTGGCCCGGAAGGCGGGTCGCGTCTCCTGGACGGGGTCCGCGGGCCCCTGGCTGGCAGCCGTCGCCCGGCGGCTGGCGATGCACGCTCGCGGGGGCCTTTCCCGGCGGCACGCCCGCGAGCGGACGATCTCGTCGCTCCCCGGCGGGGGCGATGCCCGGCCCGACCAGGCCGCCCTGTCGACCGCCCCCGAGGACCACCTGGAGCGGGCCGAGCTGCGGAAGATCCTGGACGACGCTCTCGGCGAGCTCCCGGACAAGTACCGCGAGCCGATCGTCCTCTGCTACCTGGAGGGGATGACCAACGACGAGGCCGCGAGGCGGCTCGGCTGGCCGACCGGGTCGATGTCCCGCCGGCTCGAGCGGGCCCGGGCCCTCCTCCGGAAGCGGCTCGTCCACTCGGGCGTCCTGGCCTCGCTCCTCGCGGCGGGGATCGCCTGGAGGGTCGGCCCGGCGGATGGGCCGGCGGCCGAGGGCCGCGCCCTGCTTCGCCCGGCGATGCACTCCCTGGCCGGGATACGCGGGATCGGCCGTCGCGAGCCCGCGATCGCCGCCTGGGTCGCCGGGGTCCGCGGAGAGCCGCCGACGGGCGAACAGATCGAAACGCTGGCACGTAATGTGGAGGAGGTCGCGCTGGTCGCGTCCGCTCAGTCGCCCGGCCTGCCGCCGGGCCGGGTGCTCTGGCGGGGGCTCGCCGCGGGCATGTTCACCGAGGCCCGCTCGCTGGCGGAGGCCGGTCGCGCGGGAGATCGGGCGTCGGCCGTCGAGGCCGCACGCCGGCTGGAGTCCACCTGCGTCTCCTGCCACATGGCCTTCCGGCGCTGA
- a CDS encoding bifunctional UDP-N-acetylglucosamine diphosphorylase/glucosamine-1-phosphate N-acetyltransferase GlmU, with product MSVNGPVAIILAAGHGKRMKSEKAKVLHEVCGRPMIRYVVDAARGAGAKTIIVVVGYAADQVLQALSGEPDIQFAFQTEQLGTGHAAKVCRPLLDGYEGPVMILVGDEPLLRPEPLADLFERQAQEQAACLLGTAKVHDPMGFGRILRDSAGRFLRIVEERDCTPEERAIREVNPSCYVFELPVLWEALERIGTSNAQNEYYLTDAPERLAAMGRKVIALNVLRGDDILGVNTRQHLAQADKVMQGRIQDHWMTEGVTIVDPLNTYIDGRATIGPDTVIYPFTVISGSVQIGARCRIGPLAHLRDGSVLEDGVEVGAFVEISRSSLATGTVARHLAYLGNASVGRDVNIGAGTITANFDGTAKSETRIGERAFVGSGSIMVAPVTIGEGAVVGAGAVITRGTEVPAGQTVVGVPARAIGERKPSS from the coding sequence ATGAGCGTCAACGGTCCGGTCGCGATCATCCTGGCCGCGGGGCACGGCAAGCGGATGAAGTCCGAGAAGGCCAAGGTGCTGCACGAGGTCTGCGGCCGGCCGATGATCCGGTACGTCGTCGATGCCGCCCGGGGCGCCGGGGCGAAGACCATCATCGTGGTCGTCGGCTACGCGGCGGACCAGGTGCTGCAGGCCCTCTCGGGAGAGCCGGACATCCAGTTCGCGTTCCAGACGGAGCAGCTGGGGACCGGCCACGCGGCGAAGGTCTGCCGCCCCCTCCTGGACGGGTACGAGGGCCCGGTGATGATCCTCGTCGGCGACGAGCCCTTGCTCCGCCCCGAGCCCCTGGCCGACCTGTTCGAGCGGCAGGCCCAGGAGCAGGCGGCCTGCCTCCTCGGCACGGCCAAGGTCCACGACCCGATGGGCTTCGGCCGCATCCTCAGGGACTCCGCGGGCCGATTCCTCCGCATCGTCGAGGAGCGCGACTGCACGCCCGAGGAGAGGGCCATCCGCGAGGTCAACCCGAGCTGCTACGTCTTCGAGCTCCCCGTCCTCTGGGAGGCCCTGGAGCGGATCGGTACGAGCAACGCCCAGAACGAATACTACCTCACGGACGCCCCCGAGCGGCTCGCCGCCATGGGACGGAAGGTCATCGCCCTGAACGTGCTGAGGGGCGACGACATCCTTGGGGTCAACACCCGCCAGCACCTCGCCCAGGCCGACAAGGTCATGCAGGGCCGGATCCAGGACCACTGGATGACCGAGGGCGTCACCATCGTCGATCCGCTGAACACCTACATCGACGGCAGGGCCACCATCGGACCGGACACGGTGATCTACCCGTTCACGGTGATATCCGGCTCGGTCCAAATCGGCGCCCGCTGCCGGATCGGGCCGCTCGCCCACCTGCGCGACGGCAGCGTGCTGGAGGACGGGGTCGAGGTCGGCGCCTTCGTCGAGATCAGCCGCTCGAGCCTGGCGACCGGCACCGTCGCGCGGCACCTCGCCTACCTCGGGAACGCCTCGGTCGGGCGCGACGTGAACATCGGCGCCGGGACGATCACCGCCAATTTCGACGGCACGGCGAAGAGCGAGACCCGGATCGGCGAACGCGCCTTCGTCGGCTCGGGCTCGATCATGGTCGCCCCGGTCACCATCGGCGAGGGGGCCGTCGTGGGCGCCGGGGCCGTCATCACCCGTGGCACGGAAGTCCCCGCCGGCCAGACCGTCGTCGGCGTCCCGGCTCGCGCGATCGGCGAGCGGAAACCATCGAGCTGA